The nucleotide sequence ATTGAATTCGTAAAACCCAGTTCTGGAATCATCGATTTCTTCATTCCCGAGCTTCAATTTGTTGAATTCTTGatcatccttcttcttcttcttcaagattcTGCCTTTTCTTGCAAATCCAGAATCTCCAGTGAAAAACTGAGGTTCATCAAGAAGTGTAGACAATCTGATGATCGTGGCCTCATTGAGTCTTCTCTTCAAGTTCTCCAATTCTTTCTGAAGAATTTCGATTTTCTTCTGAGTGAAGTCAAATTGTTCCCGGGTTTTTTCAAAACTGCATTGAAGCTTCCTCAATTGGAGTATCTTCTGTTTCAATTCCTTGATTCCAGTCTGGTGCTTCCGATCCATTTTGATTCAAAAATTGGGGAAGAGCAAGATAATCCAAGATCAGAGTGAAGtgaacagagagagagactgacagagaatcagagagagagagagagaggagaggcgCTCAGGCGCCAATTAAAAGGGTTTTTAGAAGGAACAGTTATTTCTGTCAATGGGTAGTTGAGATTCGCTCACACGTGGTATATATATCAAGAAAGAAGAAGGGAATGCGGTCGATGATGGGCTCACATAGTTAGGCCCATTAGCAATAATCTACATCCTGTGCTTTTGTGCATGTTTTAGGCCCTTTTGATGAGTATTAAGTTCTACTGATTCCAAAATCATTctaagcccaagcccaatacAGATCACTTGTCTTAGGTTATATAGGCCCATAATAGCTTGGGCACTTGTTCACCAATGATCCTCACTCGGCCAAACTTGGATAAATTTCAGCAAAAACATGATTGAGAGGGACCAAGTTGGGATATAATAATGAGATGTGGCGCCATCACACATTGGATTACTTGGATAATAATTATATTCAATTGGGTCCTAGTAGCCTTCACACCTTTCACTTTCATGTAAATTAGAAACGTGAATACGAAATTAAATGATCGTAATAAATCATAATAAAAGTGGGGTTACATATTTACAGTGAGACTTATCATAtctataattgaaaaataaattcatactTTTAATTCATTGCTGTACACACAGTGACGCACACATATGAGAACACAAAATTAGAGACCCCCTCCCATGTGGCACTCATGTGACATagaaatcaaacaaaagaaaagaagatggaGGAGCCCACTCGTACAGCGCATACCGGCCATCTACACGGCAGAAGCAAAGCCGTCAAATATCTTTTGTTCTCTGTCGGCAGCCTAAGGGAGCGCCACGTGTCATATGCGGATAAAGATTTGGAGTCCAATCGTTGTTGTGGCCCACTGATGAGGGGAGACGAACGATGGTTTCCTCTGTGAGTAAGGAAGGGTGATTCACTGATTTGATGACACGACACTACTTATTTTTGTCTCGTGATACGTGTAAGCCGTGTGATGGAGAAATGATTGTTTGTCCGTTACCGACAACAATGGATTTGAGGGGAGTGAGGTTGGTGTTCATTGCAATCCCATATATTATTGGATAAGGTGCCCATTTCTCCATAtattttcataaaatttatgaattttatttctaTCACGTTCGTTATCTTACCACCAACGAGAGGAgactcgattgacaatcaattggattagacatatatatattcaaaatttaaTTCTAAtatgaaacatatttctcagtcatatttaaaaaaaaaaatttcgtaaTCGTAcataaatatttcatatattTGCATCACAAAGAataatttttggatttttacatatctgtatatatatttgtatatacaaCACAATATCATTTTGACAGACACCATGTAAATATGGGAACATTTGACTTTTGTGAAGGCCCCCAATGAAATCAGTCAGATTTGTAATCTAACTCGTACGAGAAAGTCAACCCTCTTTATAGATTGTAAATTCAGTTCCTATCTACCCATCTCTTAGGTTATACGTTGGATTTCCACATgagtgtgtatgtatataatttTCATATACTTATTTGACAAGGATAGTTTGCCAGATATTATAATTACAACCAATAGATTAATCTGATGCACATTAAAAGATAGTGATTGTGAATTTATACTACGATAGTTACGAACGTTCCCAATCAATGATTGAAACACAATGAGTCTCGAAATGGGATCTAATTCTTAATTTTTACGTTGCCATTGATTTGTGTGAAGCAGTGAAGTCTGCATGTGAGATTcactaactatatatatatatattagatattGAAATTATAGCCACATTGTTCTAAATCTAATATGAACTATTACAATTTTGTAAGGCAAATACAATTAAGTAAAGTAAGCAAGTCAAAGGTAATTTCTTTGGTCAGAGATAAAAGCAGTTAGTTACATGTCCATTTTTGCAATTCAGCTCCACTCTTAACTCCCCTGCATTTGCCACTGGCCACAAAATCCGCAAACCAACTTTTCTCTCTgcctctgtctctctctgtccGTGTATTAAAAGAATCAATACGCGAAAACAACACGAATCACAAACGCAAGGATCCACAGGACTCGAATCAGATATTTATATATCCATCTCTCTTCTCTGATTCGATCCAGACTTGCCCAGTTGCCCTGGAAACACAAAGATgatgtctttttctttctcttcaccATTCAACACTGACGTTTCCTCTTTAATGTGACCTGCCCCACCCAAACCAACCGTTactttcctctttctctcttattAACGGCTATTTCTCTCTTTCAATACAATCCCACATTATTTCGCATCCCTAGAGAGACGCTGAAGAACCTGAGCTTTtagagcgagagagagacagagttCTCCACCAAGATGGATTTCTCTTCGTTCGTGACGTCTCTAGGGACGTCGTTCCTTATTTTCCTTGTGTTGATGCTGCTCTTCACTTGGCTTTCCAGGAAGCCTGGGAATACTGTGGTTTATTATCCGAATCGGATCCTCAAGGGTTTGGAGCCATGGGAGGGTGGTGGGTCCAGGACCCGGAACCCGTTGGCCTGGATCCGGGAGGCCATGGCTTCTACTGAGCGGGACGTTATCTCCATGTCTGGGATTGACACTGCtgtctactttgtgttcttggcTACTGGTCTGCTTCCTCTCTCTCGCACTTTCCCTTCTAATTTTACTGTGATTCTGATGATTTGTTCAATTGGAGAccattactattattatttggATAAAAGTTAATAATTTCCACTGGAGATTTGGGGTATTCTTtgaattttctaatttttctttgaatatgtttctgggatttttttttggggggtgaATGGTATGCAATAATTTGTAATTAGTTGTCAAACCTTTTTCTGGGTCAGtggtatgatgatttgaagtaTCAATTTGCCTTTACTTAGGCTTAACTCAAATCTTTTTTTGACCTGTGTGATGGAGGGGTGGTTGGGTGGGTCTACTTCCttacttaataaattattattgttCAATAGACAAGTGTGTGTAATATTATACAGAGCTTGTCTCTAATGGATGTGATGATGACAATTATTAGTATTTCTTGCCACTGCAAGTATGTCGtgtttatattaatttaatgattTCAATGGAAACTTAAGCTAATCAAAGCATTTGTAGCTAGTGTCCTATTCTAGCGAACAAAGTATGAGAGATTATATTTCCTTCTTATAAACGGAAATCATTAAAACTTAAGTAGAAggattttatggaatttcacAAAGGAGAAGGGGCGTCAAAACTTTGATTACGTAAATAGCCAATGAAAAATAAACTCAAAAGTTGTGGCAGTTTTAGGTGCTCAAGGAAGAGACATTTGTTGTATGTTGGTGGTGACTTTAATTGCTAATCTACTGGGATAGATAGAGGTGGCCAGTTTTCACTGTGGAGAAAAGGAGAAGATTACAATGATTGATTTATAAATGGCATTAGTCTAAAGTCTATTGATTGTAAGGCAacttcattatgatttatgagaAAGTAGCATTAGAATATGATTCTTCACTAATAGATATAAGGAGGGAAGCATTGCATTACAAAGAGTATTTGGAAAGCTTTTCTATAGTTCCAGCCTGAACTAGAAATTTGCGatgttgaaacataactccCAGAAGTTTATTGGCATGATTCTCTGGCATTAAGACAAACCTTTCttgtatttccttttcttttctgttaaaTGTTTGTAGCTTATAGATAATCTTATACTAACATGTGGAATCAAAGTTTTCAAACATTCTAACGTTCTCATTATTGTGCCAGTGATGGGAATCCTGGTTTTATCTGGCGTTATGCTGCTACCGGCTCTTCTGCCAGTTGCTATAACTGACGATAGCTTGGCAAAAACAGCAAAGGCCAAGAATGAGACTTTCAGTGACCTTGACAAGTTATCTATGGGCAACATTAATGTAAGTTTCATAGAACTTGCCAAAATTTATTAGCTTCTGTTGTGCtgattaattatattgttttgtcGGAACCCTCTGTGTGGAGCAATGTTTATAAGTCTGCTTCTTATTGTATGTACAGGAGAAGAGCCCAAGGTTGTGGGCATTTCTGATAGCCACCTACTGGGTTTCATTTGTTGCTTATTACTTGTTATGGAAGGCATATAACCATGTTTCAGCTTTGAGAGCCGAGGCTCTGATGTCTCCGGATGTTAAACCGGAGCAATTTGCTGTTGTTGTTAGAGATTTGCCGCCGGTCTCTGATGGCCAAACCATAAAGGAACAGGTTGATTCATATTTTAGAAGTATTTATCCTGATACATTTTACAGATCAATGGTGGTCACAGACATCAAAGAGGTATGGCAATAATTTACTTCCTGTAATACTTCTTAAAATTTTTTAGCAGAACCGTTTTTACTTTTGGACCGCACGCGGTTTGCTTTTCTTTTGCTAACTTGAAGcttcatatttttcattttaccaGGTTAACAAAATTTGGGAAGAGTTGGAAGGGTATAAGAAGAAGCTTGCACGTGCAGAAGCAATATATGCAGATTCCAAAAAATCAGGCAGCACTGAAGGAACAAGACCAACCAACAAAATTGGCTTCCTTGGTCTTGTTGGTAAGAAAGTAGATACCATAGATTACTGCAATGAGAAAATTAAGGAGCTAATCCCTAAATTGGAAGCTGAACAAAAGGCCACTCTGCGAGAGAAGCAGCTACCTTCCGCTATCGTCTTCTTCACCAGCAGGGTAACTGCAGCTAATGCAGCTCAGAGTTTGCATGCGCAAATGGTTGATACATGGACAGTCACAGATGCACCTGAACCTCGTCAATTAATATGGTCTAATCTCAAAATCAAGTTTTTTGAGAGAGTAACACGACAATATCTTGTTTATATTATTGTGGCTCTGACCATAACATTTTTCATGATTCCAATTGGGCTGATTTCTGCTTTCACTACCCTGGACAATCTTAAAAAATATCTACCCTTCTTAAAGCCAGTTGTCAATATAGATGCGATCAAGACCGTGTTGGAAGCTTACCTCCCACAAATTGcacttattttgtttttggcttTGTTGCCCAAATTCCTTTTGTTTCTCTCCACGATTGAGGGGATTCCTTCTCAGAGCCATATAGTAAGGGCTGCTGCTGGGAAATActtttacttcacggttttgaaTGTTTTCATTGGAGTTACAGTTGGTGGAACCTTATTTGCTACATTCAAGACTCTTGAGAAGCATCCTAAttcaatctttaccttactagcAAACAGTCTCCCTGGAAATGCAACATTTTTCGTGACCTTTGTTGCCCTGAAGTAAGATTCATTTAAATCATactatttcttctttcttctttcttttgcatttattcatttttaaaCCTGTAATATAAGCTTTTGATCTGACGATACTATTGGTGGCTCCCAGGTTCTTTGTTGGCTATGGACTCGAGCTTTCTCGAATTGTTCCTCTAATCATATTTCATCTGAAGAGAAAGTATCTTTGCAAAACAGAAGCGGATTTGAAAGCAGCTTGGTTGCctggagatttgggatatgcaACTAGATTTCCTGGTGACATGCTTATTTTCACAATAGTTATTTGCTACTCTGTCATAGCTCCTCTGATCATCCCATTTGGAGTAGTGTACTTTGGCTTAGGATGGCTTCTTCTACGAAACCAGGTAACCTAATTTGCTCTTGTTGAATTTTCCAAGTTGTATACGTCGTGTACATGGAATGTCTATGTCAATTAGCAGCATGCCTAAATAATCTCATTTTACAGGCACTTAATGTTTACCTCCCATCATTTGAGAGCTATGGAAAGATGTGGCCTCACATGCATGCCCGCGTTGTCACTGCTTTGTTGTTGTATCAAGTCACCATGTTTGGTTTCTTTGGCGCGAAGAAATTCTTCTATGCTCCAATCCTTATTCCACTCCCCATACTGTCCTTGCTCTATGCCTATGTGTGTTCCAAGAAATTCTACAGATCTTTCGCTACCACAGCTCTTGAAGTTGCTTCCCGCGAATTGAAGGAAACTCCAAATATGGAAAATATCTTCAGATCTTTCATCCCAGCAAGCTTGAGCTCTGATAAGATCGACGATGACCAGTTCGAAGACGCGTTATCCCAAGTTTCGAGAACTGGATCGATGGCATGAGTTTATATTCACTAAACCTCTGTTGTTTGCTGTAATTCAACTGCTCTCCTTTGATTCTAGGTTGTTTTTGTTCATAGTTCTTAGCAATCACGTTGTTGGTTTGTAGTGGGCTGTATAGTATTTCATATCTTAGATTTTTGTGAACAGTCTGTAACGAAGCTTGTGAATGTTTTTATGGTACATTATGATTGTGCATGAATGTTGAATGAAGATGGAAGAATTTTTCCTGCTCTGTTTTGCTCCAATATTCGGGATCGATTTTATGATATTAATCAAAATCCATGATAATACCAATCCTGCTTTCTGATCATAAATTTCATGACTTTGTTCATATCAGCGTACGCGCTTGTCGATACCTCCATAATCACTACTAGTCTATCTTACTAGGATTTTCTTGCGCAGGTTGGCAGTGTTGGGAATCGTCCAAGACCAGAATCAGCCTACTCTGGTAGCTGGGGACGACGACCTGGGCATCAAGTTAGTGACTGAATGAGAGTGTAGGTAATTATTTCTTACTATCAACCATCATTAAAATTACATTACATGCTATGGCTCCTAGCTCTTCTTCCATTGTTAGCCTGTGAATGGGGAAATGAAGCTTTCCACATAAGGAATCACAATGAACTGATTTGGAGCTCCATGAAGATTTACACCTCTAAACCCTCCATCTTTAGGACTATAAACAACAATTGCTTGACCTCCAACCTCAATCAAGATCTCCCCTGTTGTCAACATCTTCAAAGGCCTTAAATACATGTAATAGTCTTTCACTATCTCAGGCCGCCTTATCGCAAATGTTCTTGTCCATGAATCTCTCTTCCCAAACTCCATCATCATCCAAATTTCACAATAATCATCTCTTGCCTGATAGAACATACAGAAAAACCCATTAAGCACACCAATATCGTAGTGAATATTATCAGGGTAAATACAATCCGGCTGTGGAATCTCCAGGAACTCTTCTCTGTCCATACCGAAAGAAACTATCAACACTTGCTTCGTTCTTCCGATCCCTCGAGTAGCTTTCCAAACAAGTATGTCATTCTCAAGCCACACCGCGGATCTAGAACTAATATGCAATGGAATCCCACCAATCTTTTTCCATCGATTAGTGTTTAGTGAGTAGATGTGAGATTCACATTGATAGGAGTCAATGTCAATGAAAGGCTTGTCATAGTGATATAGGCACCTTACCACCTTATAATCATCATCAGAAGGATTGTAGCCAAATCCTAATGAAGTGAAACATGAGTTTTCGTTTGTAGGAATGTCGAATTGTGGCGATGGAAGAAGCCGGTAAACGCCAGTGCTGGGGTTATAGAGATAGATATCCTCGTCGCGGATATGATCAGACAGACAAAGCAAGCCGTTACATGAGCCCGAAATTTCCATCCTTTCGAGTGAATACGCAAATGGTACGACGAGTCTTCTTGCTCTACGCCATCCCTCTCCTTCATTGACAAGGAAAAGCCTAAAATCAAGCTTGAGACAGAGATTTGGATTCTTAAGGACTGTAATACTCAGATGTTTCTTAATAAATCTCAGATCGCTCAGGAACGCGTACATTGGCTTGGAGACGCACTTGAATTTTGCAATAGACTTCACAGGAAGTCTAACGAAAATCTCAAAAATTAGCTCACTTGGTAAGTTTGCTGAGACTTGAGAAGAAATGATCTCCATTTTTGAGTATTGTGATGGTAGAAGGTGAGggagtatgtgtgtgtgtgtatatatatatatacacacatacatttaTATGCAATAGAGGAGGGTATATGTTGATGGTAAGGATGTGATATTAAAGATACAGAGAGATATGTTGGTGGATTTATTGTAAAGAGAATCTGAAATGTCTGAATAAGGATATCTGTCTAGATACAGTGCTAATTAAGGGGGTTGCCTTAATTGTTGAAGTATACACGACAATAGTTTTTCAATATTTGTGAagaataattttcaaattttttttttggataagaaTGGTACCAAATGaaacaattattttatttttcatattttcatcgaattaaatttttttttgtagcatACCATTTTCTAGAATGTTAAAAGATAATTAAATGTTGGATTTGAATCTCTGAGCTTTTAGATTTGTGACTAATTGTAACTATAAGAGGAAACTTGCCacccaaataaaataaaataaaataactatgCAATGATAATTACATAGTTATAATAGCTAGAAGTAAATAGATGTCATTtgtggagattttttttttgaaataccgtagAGAATTATGTTTGCAGTTGAAATTGAACTCTGGagacacatatgcctaacccagtcAATTGTCAACcaagccacctctcgttggtgtAATTGGTGGAGATTTATAGCTTGAGGCATGAGAGTTTTCTTTGAGATATATATTGATTTTGaatgttatttaaaaaaagaaaagaaaaagaaaacattctTATAGAATCATGATAGCAATATACCATGTAATATTTAAATGGTTGAAGagttgaaaaatgaaattattcaGGAATACACATTGAATGTTAATATTATGCAGTGAATTTGTGGTTATAgattcataataaaaaaaaaagtgtgtgaTTGTTCGAgaagaaatggaaagaaaaaaaaaacacattccGATAGAATCATCATAGCAATATACCACGTAATATTCTTTGcctaatttataaaaatttaacaaaataaACTACTAAAAATTggtattaacaaaaaaaaaacaagacacTAATATATGTTGGTCACTATGTATCTTTATGACGTGCCCAAATAGTTTAAGGCTATAATAGTTGTAGAGGCCCAACCCAGATGACCCAATTTAGTGCAAACATGAATGGCTAAGGCTATAAAGATTGTGGCGTAACTGTCTATAATTTGTTATGGGCCTACGACTATAAAAGATTCTCTAAAGTTTTCAATTTTCTCGGTAGTATTAGGTAATTCATATAGTGATAGCACAAtcttttaaacaaaattttaaaacgttttaattctcaaaatacatgttagattttttaaaaaaaaattacatattcggaatcaacgcataaaattcTTTCAAACAATATCCATTATCTATGAGTTTTATCAGttggatcttaattccattgttttttttcaatagaattttaaaaataacggattcataactaaaacaatgaattttaaactgtactttaaaaaataatagaatttatattaaaacaataaattttggacaatgaattccgggataaaagagtgaaataaagatatatttcattgatttaatcaattgaataaatCTGTTGGACTCTCTTGAACTACCAAACTGTTGGAgtacatgtcattttcatttttgtatACTAACATTTAATCCTGATGGTCTTGTCTGTTTGGTAGCACCTGGTGGGTAGTGtgttatgttgtttttttcttgttcttgttgtttattttgttgaacGAGCCGTCAAAAAAAAAGGATGCCATGTTTTTTTGAGGTTTAATCATgcttttaataaaatatatagaaaaattcaataaatgacactaaacttctaaaaaaattaacaataatTTGTAATGTTAtgatataaaaatcaaaatacaaCAACAATTTCACTGATGATTGCAAGATTTACAGGGCATAttaactttcttttcttttttcatgagAATCCAAACAATGACGGTCCATCTGATGCTCTCTCTTATGTAATAAATTCAGGAATATTATCATATATTGCATCAACATTAAACTATGACGTTagtttttatcttcttcctcaTTCTCCTTCCTCTCTTAGCCTCATCAGTAAAGAACCAGGTTTTGTTGTTACATCACATACTTAACAACGCTAGCTAGCTGTAGAAAGGTTTCATAGAATGCTGATCACAATCTTGTTttgtgactatatatatatcattaatgCAGGTATACATAGTGTACTTTGGTGCACACAGATCAGGAGacaaaacattgcatgaaataGAAGAGACACATCTCTTATATCTTTCGTCCGTGAAGGaaacagaagaagaagcaagaatTTCTCTTGTTTATAGCTATAAGCATAGCATCAATGGCTTTGCTGCATTACTTACACCAGATGAAGCCTCAAAACTATCTGGTTTGTAAACACAACGCACAAGGTTCCATTGAGTTTTCTCTCTCACTTTTCTAACAATATTATTGGATATTGATCGATGTTTTACTACAGAGTTAGATGAAGTTGTGTCCGTTTTTCAAAGTCGCGCAAACAAGTACTCGCTGCAGACAACAAGATCATGGAGTTTCTTAGGGTTAGATGGATTGGAAGATGAAAATATGTATGATTGGAATAAACTAATTACCTCTGCAAGAGAATTGCTATCAAAAGCTAAATACGGCGAGGATGTTATTGTTGGGATCATAGATAGCGGTAATGTAGATTGTCTTATGTTTCCATGTGATTCTACTAGTCTTCTCTTTAAAATTTAGTAGCAATGGTGATGAGTAAACCAATTATCAAATGATACTTTCAACTTTAACGAAAAAGGTGTATGGCCAGAATCAAAGAGTTTTAGTGATAAGGGGATGAGACCTATTCCAGAATCATGGAAGGGAGATTGTTCGATGGTTGGAGAAGATTTTAACTCCTCACATTGTAATAGGtgagtttggcatctagttTTTGAAATTCGTAattaatatacatacatacatacatacatacatacatatacatatatatatatatatatgacacatTATTAGGAAAATCATTGGAGCAAGGTACTACATTGAAAACTTCGAACGATATCACGGCCAACTAAATGACTCAGAGGACAGTCGGTCACCGCGTGACTTGGATGGGCATGGAACCAAGGTAGTTAAATCGTAAAATCGAATCGGAATCGGAGAAGGGGTGTAAAATCGGAATCGTAAActcgaatcgtaaaatcgtaagattttacatacCTTGTAACATTAAGAATAATTCTCAATAATGttccaaaaataacataaaatttattggatatatttctgaaccatatttttgttttattttggtccGACAGGGTCCCTTTACACTCCTTTTACACCCAAATATGTATCTAAAactatattaaaattaaaaaaaggaaaaaagaaatacaaacaaTTGCAACAGATTTTAACGATTTTACTCGCGATTTTACCGATTTTAACGATTTTACTCGCGATTTTATGTGATTTTGTGCGATTTTACAACCCTTACGATTCCATTGCTATTTAACTAGGTTTCTATAGGTATGATCGTAAAATCGTACGATTTTACGATCAAAATCGCGATTTTAACTACCTTGCATGGAACTCATACAGCCTCAATCGCAGTTGGGCGAAGTGTTAGAGGTGCAGCGGCATTGGGTGGATTTGGTCTTGGGACTGCATCTGGTGGAGCTCCAAAGGCGCGTCTTGCAGTATACAAAGTATGTTGGACTATGCCTAATCAACCAAAAGCTCGGAAGTTCACATGTTTTTCAGCCGACATACTAGCAGGCATTGATGATGCCATTGCAAATGGTGTCCACGTGTTGAGCATTTCTATTGGCATGCCTGTACATGATCATTATGATGAAGATGGTATTGCAATTGGTGCACTTCACGCCATACAAAATAACATTCTAGTGGTGTCTGCTGCTGGGAACTCAGGCCCTATCCCAGGATCAGTGGTGAATATGGCACCTTGGATTATCACTGTAGGTGCTAGTAGCATAGATCGAAAATTCCTAGGTCCTCTTACGTTAGGAAATGGATTGAAATTAATGGTGAGATTGGATTTACTCAGTGAAATATAGTCcttcattaatatatatatatatatatatctatatacattAGGCAATGACtcatttaatattatatatattagggGCAAACAGTAACACCATACACGTTAGAAGAAATGTATCCATTAGTATACGCAGGAGATGCTGAAGATATCGGTGTTGCCCAGCATGAAAAGGGGTAATATATTTTCATATACTCATATTGATGTAGAGGTTTTACTTCTgttcaaataatttaattacaATAAGATACATTATTTTAATTTCCATTGCAGACAATGCCTTGATGGTACTCTTTTACCAGAAAAAGTTACAGGAAAAATAGTATTGTGTGGTAATCGATCAGGATTACGAGGTTCGACAGTGGAAAAATGCGCTGAAGTGAAAAGAGCTGGGGGTGTTGGTTTCATCTATGAGAATAATCCAACAATGGGTTCAGAGTTAGTGGTTGAAACTCATCTTCTTCCGACCATTGCATTAACGGTTTCTGATGCGATGATAGTCCGCAAGTACAGCAAGTTCATTGAGAATGCAACGGCAACCATTGGA is from Tripterygium wilfordii isolate XIE 37 chromosome 14, ASM1340144v1, whole genome shotgun sequence and encodes:
- the LOC120014921 gene encoding CSC1-like protein ERD4; amino-acid sequence: MDFSSFVTSLGTSFLIFLVLMLLFTWLSRKPGNTVVYYPNRILKGLEPWEGGGSRTRNPLAWIREAMASTERDVISMSGIDTAVYFVFLATVMGILVLSGVMLLPALLPVAITDDSLAKTAKAKNETFSDLDKLSMGNINEKSPRLWAFLIATYWVSFVAYYLLWKAYNHVSALRAEALMSPDVKPEQFAVVVRDLPPVSDGQTIKEQVDSYFRSIYPDTFYRSMVVTDIKEVNKIWEELEGYKKKLARAEAIYADSKKSGSTEGTRPTNKIGFLGLVGKKVDTIDYCNEKIKELIPKLEAEQKATLREKQLPSAIVFFTSRVTAANAAQSLHAQMVDTWTVTDAPEPRQLIWSNLKIKFFERVTRQYLVYIIVALTITFFMIPIGLISAFTTLDNLKKYLPFLKPVVNIDAIKTVLEAYLPQIALILFLALLPKFLLFLSTIEGIPSQSHIVRAAAGKYFYFTVLNVFIGVTVGGTLFATFKTLEKHPNSIFTLLANSLPGNATFFVTFVALKFFVGYGLELSRIVPLIIFHLKRKYLCKTEADLKAAWLPGDLGYATRFPGDMLIFTIVICYSVIAPLIIPFGVVYFGLGWLLLRNQALNVYLPSFESYGKMWPHMHARVVTALLLYQVTMFGFFGAKKFFYAPILIPLPILSLLYAYVCSKKFYRSFATTALEVASRELKETPNMENIFRSFIPASLSSDKIDDDQFEDALSQVSRTGSMA
- the LOC120014922 gene encoding F-box protein CPR1-like; the protein is MYVCIYIYTHTHILPHLLPSQYSKMEIISSQVSANLPSELIFEIFVRLPVKSIAKFKCVSKPMYAFLSDLRFIKKHLSITVLKNPNLCLKLDFRLFLVNEGEGWRRARRLVVPFAYSLERMEISGSCNGLLCLSDHIRDEDIYLYNPSTGVYRLLPSPQFDIPTNENSCFTSLGFGYNPSDDDYKVVRCLYHYDKPFIDIDSYQCESHIYSLNTNRWKKIGGIPLHISSRSAVWLENDILVWKATRGIGRTKQVLIVSFGMDREEFLEIPQPDCIYPDNIHYDIGVLNGFFCMFYQARDDYCEIWMMMEFGKRDSWTRTFAIRRPEIVKDYYMYLRPLKMLTTGEILIEVGGQAIVVYSPKDGGFRGVNLHGAPNQFIVIPYVESFISPFTG
- the LOC120014595 gene encoding subtilisin-like protease SBT5.6, whose product is MTLVFIFFLILLPLLASSVKNQVYIVYFGAHRSGDKTLHEIEETHLLYLSSVKETEEEARISLVYSYKHSINGFAALLTPDEASKLSELDEVVSVFQSRANKYSLQTTRSWSFLGLDGLEDENMYDWNKLITSARELLSKAKYGEDVIVGIIDSGVWPESKSFSDKGMRPIPESWKGDCSMVGEDFNSSHCNRKIIGARYYIENFERYHGQLNDSEDSRSPRDLDGHGTHTASIAVGRSVRGAAALGGFGLGTASGGAPKARLAVYKVCWTMPNQPKARKFTCFSADILAGIDDAIANGVHVLSISIGMPVHDHYDEDGIAIGALHAIQNNILVVSAAGNSGPIPGSVVNMAPWIITVGASSIDRKFLGPLTLGNGLKLMGQTVTPYTLEEMYPLVYAGDAEDIGVAQHEKGQCLDGTLLPEKVTGKIVLCGNRSGLRGSTVEKCAEVKRAGGVGFIYENNPTMGSELVVETHLLPTIALTVSDAMIVRKYSKFIENATATIGVAKTVLHNKPAPTIAGFSSRGPSMVDPHILKPDLVAPGLNILAAWSEKSSPTRLLNDHRRVKYNIFYGTSMAAPHVAAIASLLKAIHPKWSNAAIKSAIMTTSSMKNNEDSFILDSNGVAATPFALGSGHVSPIKAVDPGLIYDCSYTDYLSYLCSGGFKHINGLSSFDPTFKCPKDDIPPYNLNYPSLALPNIKGMVTISRSVTNVGNPPCVYYFKVEQPYGISVEAFPDILDFDQIGQTKKFTIRITPNEIAKKHHKHNYAFGWYAWINVDHDVRSPIVVSLAQV